A window from Salvelinus fontinalis isolate EN_2023a chromosome 8, ASM2944872v1, whole genome shotgun sequence encodes these proteins:
- the ognb gene encoding osteoglycin, paralog b: protein MIDLRTLFFTIILVPWMLSSAARNGYMEARKPKKEVVTIPDYDTAGDSDTSPAAAPKDEGELPTCLLCVCLTGSVYCEEVSPEMTAVPSLPKETAYLYARYNKITKITNKDFADIATLRRIDLTGNLISEIEDGAFSKLALLEELNLSENKLAKLPMLPAKLISFNANYNQLKTKGIKSTAFKKLTKMAYLYLGNNELEAIPQLPESLHIVHLYNNKITTLSDETFCQGNNTQYIRANMEEVRLDGNPLMLAKHPNSFVCLRALPIGPYH, encoded by the exons ATGATAGACCTGAGGACTTTGTTTTTCACCATTATTCTGGTACCGTGGATGCTCTCTTCTGCAGCAAGAAATGGATACATGGAAGCAAGGAAACCTAAG AAAGAGGTTGTGACCATCCCAGACTATGACACCGCTGGAGACTCAGATACAAGCCCAGCAGCAGCTCCGAAAGATGAGGGTG AGCTGCCCACgtgcctactgtgtgtgtgtctgactgggtCAGTATACTGTGAGGAGGTCTCCCCTGAGATGACAGCAGTTCCATCCCTGCCCAAGGAAACTGCCTATCTCTACGCACGCTACAACAAAATCACAAAAATCACCAACAAAGACTTTGCAGACATTG CAACTTTGAGAAGAATCGATCTGACTGGGAACCTCATCTCTGAGATAGAAGACGGCGCTTTCTCAAAGCTTGCCCTCCTTGAAGAGCTCAATCTCTCAGAGAACAAGCTGGCCAAACTACCCATGTTACCTGCCAAACTCATATCCTTCAATGCCAATTACAACCAGCTTAAAACCAAGGGTATAAAGTCAACCGCTTTTAAG AAACTCACCaagatggcgtacctctaccttgGCAATAACGAGCTGGAGGCGATACCACAACTTCCAGAGAGTCTCCACATTGTGCACCTATAT AACAATAAGATCACCACGCTATCGGATGAGACCTTCTGCCAAGGCAACAACACTCAGTACATCAGAGCCAACATGGAGGAGGTGAGACTGGATGGCAACCCTCTGATGCTGGCCAAGCATCCCAACAGTTTTGTTTGCCTCAGGGCTCTGCCCATTGGACCGTACCACTGA
- the LOC129861071 gene encoding small integral membrane protein 4, whose translation MFQRKSQNIKYFLSLVPGKRRFGVYRFLPVFFCIGGVMEWVMINVRIGRETFYDVYRRKKSEREYQQKIEDGLIVLTKPVAK comes from the exons ATGTTTCAGAGGAAGAGTCAAAATATCAAGTACTTCCTGAGTCTTGTGCCAGGGAAACGTCGCTTTGGAGTGTACAGATTTCTGCCCGTCTTCTTCTGTATTGGAGGTGTGATGGAATGGGTCATGATCAACGTGAGGATAGGAAGGGAGACATTCT ATGATGTCTACAGAAGAAAGAAGTCAGAGAGGGAATACCAGCAGAAGATCGAGGATGGATTGATTGTACTTACTAAACCAGTAGCCAAGTGA